One Streptomyces sp. ML-6 genomic region harbors:
- a CDS encoding L,D-transpeptidase family protein yields MRRSLVTVSVLLALAGSSVAARSAPASTPPGRLADTGGGTQLITAEAPDARSTTGTVTWWNLRRGVWVKAGSAPARFGAKGLAEGASRKQGTNTTPTGLYDLPYAFGTTPAPAGTTHPYRRINDRSWWCQDNAARDYNRWVEPRPADCRAGEAEHLIAYPTQYARALVIGFNYERPVRGRGAGIFLHVDGRGATAGCVSVPASAMDRILDWVNPARRPHIAIGTRSGPTAITRY; encoded by the coding sequence ATGCGCAGATCCCTGGTGACCGTGTCGGTACTGCTCGCGCTGGCGGGCTCGTCGGTCGCGGCCCGGTCCGCCCCGGCGTCGACGCCGCCGGGGCGGCTGGCCGACACCGGCGGGGGCACCCAGCTGATCACGGCCGAGGCGCCGGACGCGCGCTCCACCACGGGCACCGTCACCTGGTGGAACCTGCGCCGGGGCGTCTGGGTGAAGGCCGGCTCGGCACCGGCCCGCTTCGGCGCGAAGGGCCTGGCCGAGGGCGCCTCGCGCAAGCAGGGCACGAACACCACCCCCACCGGCCTGTACGACCTGCCGTACGCCTTCGGGACCACGCCCGCACCGGCCGGCACCACCCATCCCTACCGGCGGATCAACGACCGGTCGTGGTGGTGCCAGGACAACGCGGCGCGGGACTACAACCGCTGGGTCGAGCCGCGCCCGGCGGACTGCCGGGCCGGCGAGGCGGAGCACCTGATCGCGTACCCGACGCAGTACGCCCGCGCGCTCGTCATCGGGTTCAACTACGAGCGGCCGGTGCGCGGGCGGGGCGCCGGGATCTTCCTGCACGTCGACGGGCGCGGCGCGACCGCCGGCTGCGTCTCCGTACCGGCGTCCGCGATGGACCGGATCCTCGACTGGGTGAACCCGGCCCGCCGTCCGCACATCGCGATCGGGACCCGGTCGGGCCCGACCGCGATCACGCGTTACTGA
- a CDS encoding argininosuccinate synthase, translating into MTERVVLAYSGGLDTSVAIGWIAEETGAEVIAVAVDVGQGGEDLDVIRKRALACGAVEAEVADAKDEFAEEYCLPAIKANALYMDRYPLVSALSRPTIVKHLVAAANKHNAGIVAHGCTGKGNDQVRFEAGISALGPDLKCIAPVRDYAMTRDKAIAFCEEKNLPIATTKKSPYSIDQNVFGRAVETGFLEDIWNAPIEDIYEYTENPATPREADEVVISFKEGVPVAIDGKPVTVLQAIQQLNQRAGAQGIGRIDMVEDRLVGIKSREVYEAPGAIALITAHQELENVTVERELARYKRQVEQRWGELVYDGLWFSPLKRALDGFINEANQHVTGDIRMTMHAGRAVVTGRKSEQSLYDFNLATYDSGDTFDQSKAQGFIEIFGLSSKIAAKRDLA; encoded by the coding sequence GTGACCGAGCGCGTCGTACTCGCCTACTCGGGCGGCCTGGACACCTCCGTCGCCATCGGCTGGATCGCCGAGGAGACGGGCGCCGAGGTCATCGCCGTTGCCGTGGACGTCGGCCAGGGCGGCGAGGACCTGGACGTCATCCGCAAGCGCGCGCTCGCCTGTGGTGCCGTCGAGGCCGAGGTCGCGGACGCCAAGGACGAGTTCGCCGAGGAGTACTGCCTCCCCGCGATCAAGGCCAACGCCCTCTACATGGACCGCTACCCGCTGGTCTCGGCCCTCTCCCGGCCGACCATCGTCAAGCACCTCGTCGCCGCCGCCAACAAGCACAACGCCGGCATCGTCGCCCACGGCTGCACCGGCAAGGGCAATGACCAGGTCCGCTTCGAGGCCGGCATCTCCGCGCTCGGCCCCGACCTGAAGTGCATCGCCCCGGTCCGTGACTACGCGATGACCCGGGACAAGGCGATCGCCTTCTGCGAGGAGAAGAACCTCCCGATCGCGACCACCAAGAAGTCCCCGTACTCCATCGACCAGAACGTCTTCGGACGCGCCGTCGAGACGGGCTTCCTGGAGGACATCTGGAACGCGCCGATCGAGGACATCTACGAGTACACCGAGAACCCCGCCACCCCGCGCGAGGCCGACGAGGTCGTCATCTCCTTCAAGGAGGGCGTGCCGGTGGCCATCGACGGCAAGCCCGTCACCGTCCTCCAGGCCATCCAGCAGCTCAACCAGCGGGCCGGCGCCCAGGGCATCGGCCGGATCGACATGGTCGAGGACCGGCTCGTCGGCATCAAGTCCCGCGAGGTGTACGAGGCCCCGGGCGCGATCGCGCTGATCACCGCCCACCAGGAGCTGGAGAACGTCACCGTCGAGCGCGAGCTGGCCCGCTACAAGCGGCAGGTCGAGCAGCGCTGGGGCGAGCTGGTCTACGACGGCCTGTGGTTCTCGCCGCTCAAGCGCGCCCTGGACGGCTTCATCAACGAGGCCAACCAGCACGTCACCGGCGACATCCGGATGACCATGCACGCGGGCCGCGCCGTCGTCACCGGCCGTAAGTCCGAGCAGTCGCTCTACGACTTCAACCTCGCCACCTACGACTCGGGCGACACGTTCGACCAGTCCAAGGCGCAGGGCTTCATCGAGATCTTCGGCCTCTCGTCGAAGATCGCCGCCAAGCGTGACCTGGCCTGA
- a CDS encoding pyridoxamine 5'-phosphate oxidase family protein produces MGKTYERIDGRLRTFIEEQHIFFTATAPLDGEGTVNLSPKGISGSFAVIDELTVAYLDFAGSNAETVAHLRENGRITLMWCAFQGPPNIVRVHGRGEPVFRDDPRFGPLLAHFPDVDPRLHGLRAVIVVRAELIRDTCGYGVPFMSYDEDRSLHAGRFAREDDASLSAYFEKKEHVATSIDGLPGLPLPLPVLPDGEGD; encoded by the coding sequence ATGGGAAAAACGTACGAACGCATCGACGGACGGCTCAGGACCTTCATCGAGGAACAGCACATCTTCTTCACCGCGACCGCGCCCCTGGACGGCGAGGGCACGGTCAACCTCTCCCCCAAGGGGATCAGCGGCTCGTTCGCCGTCATCGACGAGCTGACCGTGGCCTATCTGGACTTCGCCGGCAGCAACGCCGAGACCGTCGCCCACCTCCGCGAGAACGGCCGCATCACGCTGATGTGGTGCGCCTTCCAGGGCCCCCCGAACATCGTGCGGGTGCACGGCCGCGGCGAGCCGGTCTTCCGGGACGACCCCCGGTTCGGCCCGCTGCTCGCCCACTTCCCGGACGTGGACCCCCGCCTCCACGGACTGCGCGCCGTCATCGTGGTGCGGGCCGAACTGATCCGGGACACCTGCGGCTACGGGGTGCCCTTCATGTCGTACGACGAGGACCGGTCACTGCACGCCGGGCGCTTCGCCCGGGAGGACGACGCCTCGCTCAGCGCCTACTTCGAGAAGAAGGAGCACGTGGCGACCAGCATCGACGGGCTGCCCGGACTGCCGCTCCCGCTGCCGGTCCTGCCGGACGGTGAGGGGGATTGA
- a CDS encoding arginine repressor yields MTEAQETEHGGPAVPQTRTARHRRIVDILNRQPVRSQSQLAKLLADDGLSVTQATLSRDLDELGAVKIRNTGGELIYAVPSEGGFRTPQAPLGGSAKEERMRRLSAELLISAEASANLVVLRTPPGAAQFLASAIDQAELHDILGTIAGDDTLMLISRDPAGGQALADHLLRLAQNER; encoded by the coding sequence ATGACCGAGGCGCAGGAGACCGAGCACGGGGGGCCGGCCGTGCCGCAGACCCGCACCGCGCGCCACCGCCGGATCGTGGACATCCTGAACCGGCAGCCGGTGCGCTCGCAGAGCCAGCTGGCCAAGCTCCTCGCCGACGACGGGCTGAGCGTCACCCAGGCGACGCTCTCCCGGGACCTGGACGAGCTGGGCGCGGTGAAGATCCGCAACACCGGCGGCGAGCTGATCTACGCGGTTCCCAGCGAGGGCGGATTCCGCACCCCGCAGGCCCCGCTGGGCGGCTCCGCCAAGGAGGAGCGGATGCGGCGCCTCTCCGCCGAACTGCTCATCTCGGCGGAGGCCTCGGCCAACCTCGTGGTGCTGCGCACCCCGCCGGGCGCGGCCCAGTTCCTCGCCTCGGCCATCGACCAGGCCGAACTGCACGACATCCTCGGCACCATCGCCGGCGACGACACCCTGATGCTGATCAGCCGCGACCCGGCGGGCGGCCAGGCACTCGCCGACCACCTGCTCCGGCTGGCCCAGAACGAACGCTGA